The Scyliorhinus canicula chromosome 5, sScyCan1.1, whole genome shotgun sequence genome window below encodes:
- the fam8a1b gene encoding protein FAM8A1b: MAESGGGRDGSGSPARGPAARSQAAPGTAGAGEYCRKVQEWLWQYYSYVQWQSWMMMMMAPLPPYCPFPGGGSGGGPRQSEEEAAAILPGAYSPFPLYPPYFGVAQTPGGGHPPRQELATTTASGDGVRLAAQQQAAVGNVHPRGREYTIPSLMHRFLAEMVDFLILFLLKAVVVLTVMHICGIKDLSKFALNYIIEEIDEDTSLEDLQKMMAVALMYRLLVCFYEIVCLWGVGGATPGKFLLGLRVVSCDSSVLVAPNRVLVIPAQNVSISSSSIRALIKNFSIAFFFPAFVTLLFFQHNRTAYDIVAGTIVVKRNGVR; the protein is encoded by the exons ATGGCGGAGAGCGGCGGAGGCAGGGATGGATCGGGCTCCCCTGCCCGCGGGCCGGCTGCGAGAAGCCAGGCAGCCCCTGGGACCGCCGGCGCTGGGGAATATTGCAGGAAGGTGCAGGAGTGGCTGTGGCAGTATTACAGCTACGTGCAGTGGCAGAGctggatgatgatgatgatggcgCCGCTCCCTCCCTATTGCCCCTTCCCCGGGGGAGGGAGCGGCGGGGGGCCGCGGCAGAGCGAGGAAGAGGCCGCCGCCATCCTGCCCGGCGCCTACAGCCCCTTCCCGCTTTACCCTCCCTACTTCGGGGTGGCGCAGACCCCGGGGGGCGGGCACCCTCCGCGGCAGGAGCTGGCCACGACCACGGCGTCGGGGGACGGCGTCCGGCTGGCGGCACAGCAGCAGGCGGCGGTGGGGAACGTGCACCCCAGAG GGCGTGAATATACTATTCCATCCCTGATGCATCGGTTCCTCGCAGAGATGGTGGATTTTCTAATCCTGTTCCTGCTAAAAGCTGTCGTGGTGCTGACTGTGATGCACATCTGTGGGATCAA GGATCTTTCCAAATTTGCCCTGAATTATATAATTGAAGAAATTGATGAAGACACCTCTCTAGAAGACCTTCAGAAAATGATGGCTGTAGCACTGATGTACAGACTCTTGGTCTGTTTCTATGAG ATTGTCTGCCTTTGGGGAGTTGGAGGAGCCACACCTGGCAAGTTTCTGCTTGGGTTACGAGTTGTCTCTTGCGACAGCTCAGTGCTTGTTGCTCCTAACCGGGTATTGGTGATACCAGCGCAGAATGTCAGCATCTCATC GTCATCAATACGTGCATTGATCAAGAATTTTTCAATTGCCTTCTTTTTCCCTGCCTTTGTTACATTGCTTTTCTTTCAACACAATCGCACAGCCTACGATATTGTAGCTGGGACTATTGTGGTAAAGAGAAATGGAGTGCGATGA